From the genome of Xiphophorus couchianus chromosome 6, X_couchianus-1.0, whole genome shotgun sequence, one region includes:
- the tpm4b gene encoding tropomyosin 4b isoform X1, producing MEAIKKKMQMLKLDKENAIDRAEQAESDKKEAEDKSKQLEDELLALQKKLKGTEDELDKFSEALKDAQEKLELSEKKAADAEGEVASLNRRIQLVEEELDRAQERLSTALLKLEEAEKAADESERGMKVIENRAMKDEEKMEIQELQLKEAKHIAEEADRKYEEVARKLVILEGDLERAEERAELAELKCSDLEEELKNVTNNLKSLEAQSDKYSVKEDKYEEEIKILNDRLKEAETRAEFAERTVSKLEKTIDDLEENLSKAKEENLGMHQVLDQTLHELNSL from the exons ATGGAGGCCATCAAGAAGAAGATGCAGATGCTGAAGTTGGACAAGGAGAACGCCATCGACAGGGCAGAGCAGGCCGAGTCCGACAAGAAGGAGGCGGAAGATAAATCCAAGCAG CTGGAGGACGAGCTGCTCGCCCTGCAGAAGAAGCTGAAAGGAACAGAGGACGAGCTGGACAAGTTCTCCGAGGCGCTGAAGGACGCTCAGGAGAAGCTGGAACTGTCTGAGAAGAAGGCTGCAGAT GCCGAGGGCGAAGTGGCCTCTCTGAACCGACGCATCCAGctggtggaggaggagctggaccGAGCTCAGGAGAGGCTGTCCACAGCCCTGCTGAAGCTGGAGGAGGCCGAGAAGGCTGCGGACGAGAGCGAAAG AGGCATGAAGGTGATTGAGAACAGAGCCATGAAAGACGAGGAGAAGATGGAGATCCAGGAGCTGCAGCTCAAAGAGGCCAAACACATCGCAGAGGAGGCTGACCGAAAATATGAGGAG GTTGCTCGCAAACTGGTGATCCTCGAGGGTGACCTGGAGAGGGCAGAAGAGAGGGCAGAACTTGCTGAACT AAAGTGTAGTGATTTGGAGGAAGAGCTTAAAAACGTCACCAACAACCTCAAGTCTCTAGAGGCTCAGTCTGATAAG TATTCTGTGAAAGAAGACAAATACGAAGAGGAGATTAAAATCCTGAATGACAGACTCAAGGAG gcgGAAACCCGTGCAGAATTTGCAGAAAGGACGGTGTCAAAGCTTGAAAAGACCATAGACGACCTAGAAG AGAACCTGTCGAAGGCAAAGGAGGAAAACCTAGGAATGCACCAGGTTCTGGACCAAACACTGCATGAGCTCAACagcttgtaa
- the ap1m1 gene encoding AP-1 complex subunit mu-1, which produces MSASAVYVLDLKGKVLVCRNYRGDVDMSEIEHFMTLLMDKEEEGTLSPILAHGGVRFMWIKHNNLYLVATSKKNASVSLVFSFLYKIIQVFSEYFKELEEESIRDNFVIIYELMDELMDFGYPQTTDSKILQEYITQEGHKLDTGAPRPPATVTNAVSWRSEGIKYRKNEVFLDVIESVNLLVSANGNVLRSEIVGSIKMRVFLSGMPELRLGLNDKVLFENTGRGKSKSVELEDVKFHQCVRLSRFENDRTISFIPPDGEFELMSYRLNTHVKPLIWIESVIEKHSHSRIEYMIKAKSQFKRRSTANNVEIHIPVPTDADSPKFKTTVGSVKWVPENSEIVWSIKSFPGGKEYLMRAHFGLPSVEAEDKEGKPPISVKFEIPYFTTSGIQVRYLKIIEKSGYQALPWVRYITQNGDYQLRTQ; this is translated from the exons ATGTCGGCCAGTGCGGTGTACGTGTTGGACTTAAAAGGGAAG GTCCTGGTGTGCCGTAATTACCGAGGAGATGTGGACATGTCTGAGATCGAGCACTTCATGACCCTCCTGATGgacaaagaggaggaggggacACTCTCTCCCATCCTGGCTCACGGAGGCGTCCGTTTCATGTGGATCAAACACAATAACCTTTACT TGGTTGCCACATCCAAGAAAAATGCCAGCGTTTCTCTGGTTTTCTCCTTCTTGTACAAAATTATCCAG GTGTTTTCAGAGTATTTCAAAGAGTTGGAGGAAGAGAGCATTAGAGATAACTTTGTCATCATATATGAGCTGATGGATGAGCTGATGGACTTTGGTTATCCCCAGACCACTGACAGCAAGATTCTGCAAGA ATACATAACCCAAGAGGGACACAAGCTAGACACCGGCGCACCGCGACCCCCAGCTACTGTTACTAACGCTGTCTCCTGGAGGTCAGAGGGCATCAAGTACAGGAAGAATGAAGTCTTCCTGGACGTCATTGAGTCAGTGAACCTCCTG GTTAGTGCCAATGGGAATGTTTTGCGTAGTGAGATTGTTGGTTCCATTAAGATGCGTGTTTTCCTGTCTGGGATGCCTGAACTGCGGCTGGGTCTGAACGATAAGGTTCTGTTTGAAAACACCGGAC GAGGGAAGAGTAAATCGGTAGAGCTGGAAGACGTCAAGTTTCACCAGTGTGTCCGTCTTTCTCGCTTTGAGAATGACCGCACCATCTCCTTCATTCCTCCAGATGGAGAGTTTGAGCTCATGTCTTACCGCTTGAACACTCAT GTGAAGCCCCTGATCTGGATCGAGTCTGTCATCGAGAAGCACTCTCACAGCCGGATTGAGTACATGATAAAG GCGAAGAGCCAGTTCAAGAGGCGCTCCACCGCCAACAACGTAGAGATTCACATTCCTGTGCCAACGGACGCTGACTCACCCAAGTTCAAGACCACAGTGGGCAGCGTGAAGTGGGTGCCCGAGAACAGCGAGATCGTCTGGTCAATCAAGTCTTTCCCT GGAGGAAAGGAGTACTTGATGCGGGCGCACTTCGGGTTGCCGAGCGTTGAGGCTGAGGACAAAGAGGGGAAACCACCAATCAGTGTCAAGTTTGAAATCCCGTACTTCACCACCTCAGGGATCCAG
- the LOC114146154 gene encoding ras-related protein Rab-8A: MAKTYDYLFKLLLIGDSGVGKTCVLFRFSEDAFNSTFISTIGIDFKIRTIELDGKKIKLQIWDTAGQERFRTITTAYYRGAMGIMLVYDITNEKSFDNIKNWIRNIEEHASSDVEKMVLGNKCDINDKRQVSKDRGEKLALEYGIKFMETSAKANINVENAFLTLARDIKSKMDTKMEGNAPQGSSHGVKISEPQKKTSFFRCSLL; this comes from the exons ATGGCGAAAACATACGACTATTTGTTTAAATTACTGCTAATCGGGGACTCTGGTGTCGGGAAGACCTGTGTCCTCTTCAGGTTTTCAGAAGACGCCTTCAACTCAACGTTTATCTCAACAATAG GTATCGATTTCAAGATTAGGACAATAGAGCTTGATGGCAAGAAGATAAAGTTACAGATATG GGACACAGCTGGTCAGGAACGTTTCAGAACAATCACAACAGCCTACTACAGAGGAGCAATG GGGATCATGCTTGTCTATGACATCACAAATGAGAAATCATTTGACAATATCAAGAACTGGATAAGGAACATAGAGGAA CATGCGTCATCTGATGTCGAGAAGATGGTTCTTGGCAATAAATGTGACATCAATGACAAGAGGCAGGTTTCCAAAGATAGGGGAGAGAAG cttgcACTAGAGTATGGGATCAAGTTCATGGAGACCAGTGCAAAGGCCAACATCAATGTGGAAAAT GCATTTTTGACTCTTGCCAGAGACATCAAATCAAAGATGGACACAAAAATG GAAGGTAACGCCCCTCAGGGCAGCAGTCATGGAGTCAAGATCTCCGAGCCACAGAAAAAGACCAGTTTCTTCCGCTGCAGCTTGCTCTGA
- the tpm4b gene encoding tropomyosin 4b isoform X2 translates to MEMVKKKIQALQQQVDEAEDRALAVQRELDTERELREKAEGEVASLNRRIQLVEEELDRAQERLSTALLKLEEAEKAADESERGMKVIENRAMKDEEKMEIQELQLKEAKHIAEEADRKYEEVARKLVILEGDLERAEERAELAELKCSDLEEELKNVTNNLKSLEAQSDKYSVKEDKYEEEIKILNDRLKEAETRAEFAERTVSKLEKTIDDLEENLSKAKEENLGMHQVLDQTLHELNSL, encoded by the exons ATGGAGATGGTAAAGAAGAAAATCCAGGCTCTGCAGCAGCAAGTTGATGAGGCAGAAGATCGCGCACTCGCAGTACAAAGGGAGTTGGATACAGAACGGGAACTGCGCGAAAAA GCCGAGGGCGAAGTGGCCTCTCTGAACCGACGCATCCAGctggtggaggaggagctggaccGAGCTCAGGAGAGGCTGTCCACAGCCCTGCTGAAGCTGGAGGAGGCCGAGAAGGCTGCGGACGAGAGCGAAAG AGGCATGAAGGTGATTGAGAACAGAGCCATGAAAGACGAGGAGAAGATGGAGATCCAGGAGCTGCAGCTCAAAGAGGCCAAACACATCGCAGAGGAGGCTGACCGAAAATATGAGGAG GTTGCTCGCAAACTGGTGATCCTCGAGGGTGACCTGGAGAGGGCAGAAGAGAGGGCAGAACTTGCTGAACT AAAGTGTAGTGATTTGGAGGAAGAGCTTAAAAACGTCACCAACAACCTCAAGTCTCTAGAGGCTCAGTCTGATAAG TATTCTGTGAAAGAAGACAAATACGAAGAGGAGATTAAAATCCTGAATGACAGACTCAAGGAG gcgGAAACCCGTGCAGAATTTGCAGAAAGGACGGTGTCAAAGCTTGAAAAGACCATAGACGACCTAGAAG AGAACCTGTCGAAGGCAAAGGAGGAAAACCTAGGAATGCACCAGGTTCTGGACCAAACACTGCATGAGCTCAACagcttgtaa